The proteins below are encoded in one region of Mya arenaria isolate MELC-2E11 chromosome 15, ASM2691426v1:
- the LOC128220282 gene encoding uncharacterized protein LOC128220282 → MTLSTEGTCVDHRYRRRMAKRLKTNEEKKIHEPGGERNVLGVSDANRVPFSEQNKSHIDAPRDSSASQPLDIVKALIMAADNDMPELNREFFTRTPSANNDAEAFEPIFEESELPPRPVKHKKKKFSFDGKSSKHPSSDNKNAETYTEK, encoded by the exons ATGACGCTTTCAACAGAGGGTACTTGCGTTGACCATAGATATCGCCGAAGGATGGCAAAACGtcttaaaacaaatgaagaaaagaaaatacacGAACCTGGAGGAGAACGAAACGTTCTGGGAGTCAGCGATGCTAATAGGGTCCCATTCA gtgaacaaaataaatcacaCATAGATGCCCCTCGTGATTCATCCGCAAGCCAGCCTTTAGATATAGTAAAGGCCCTCATCATGGCTGCTGACAATGACATGCCTGAATTGAATCGCGAATTTTTCACCAGAACTCCGTCTg CCAACAATGATGCCGAAGCTTTTGAGCCGATCTTTGAGGAATCAGAACTACCTCCTAGACCAGTAAAACacaagaaaaagaaatttagttttgatgggaaatcatcaaaacaccCCTCATCAGACAATAAAAACGCAGAAACATATAcggagaaataa